The following proteins are encoded in a genomic region of Oncorhynchus keta strain PuntledgeMale-10-30-2019 chromosome 8, Oket_V2, whole genome shotgun sequence:
- the LOC118387100 gene encoding SAYSvFN domain-containing protein 1-like → MQPITSPGSGSTLKSASWESTADKDAQELTKHQMPAVPQATGTLQCGDDCLLDCILGRRLGSRQLGFANRTLLKVLLWLVLLGLFAELAFGLPFFLISLFYWLYQGLRSPAKRQPGELSAYSVFNPDCQPLMGTLTAEQLDCEMGILQLTM, encoded by the exons ATGCAGCCCATAACATCACCTGGCAGTGGAAGCACTTTGAAGTCCGCCAGTTGGGAGTCAACAGCTGATAAAGACGCACAGGAGTTGACAAAACATCAGATGCCTGCGGTCCCTCAGGCTACAGGGACTTTACAGTGTGGG GATGACTGTCTGCTGGACTGCATTCTGGGCCGAAGGCTTGGTTCAAGGCAACTTGGTTTTGCAAACCGGACTTTGCTGAAGGTGTTGCTTTGGCTGGTTCTGCTTGGGCTGTTCGCTGAGCTGGCCTTCGGGTTGCCTTTCTTCCTAATCTCCCTCTTCTACTGGCTGTACCAGGGGCTGCGGAGCCCAGCTAAACGTCAACCTGGAGAACTGAGCGCTTACTCAGTATTCAACCCTGACTGTCAGCCTCTCATGGGCACCCTCACAGCAGAGCAGTTGGACTGTGAAATGGGAATACTTCAGCTAACCATGTAA